GGCAACAGTGTGATGACACGCAGCCACTTTGCCCAGTTCATGGTCAAACAAGGCCATGCCAAAAACATGAAATCAGTCTTTAAGAAATACATGGTTAAAGGCAAGCCGGGGTATGTCAACCATGAATGGATGAGCTTGGAAGAAGCACTCATGTTGATTCGCAACAGCGGTGGTGTCGCGGTGTTGGCACATCCGGGTCGCTATGACTTGGGCTTCGTGAATATGCATCTTTTGCTCAACGAATTCAGAAACCTGGGCGGTTCGGCGATTGAGGTCGTCACCGGCAGTCACCAGCCGCCGCAATTTGATCAGTTTGCCAAATTGGCGCATCGCTTTGATCTGAAAGCCTCGCAAGGCTCCGATTATCATGGCCCGGGCATGTCTTACATGGAAATGGGACGCTTGCCTGCGTTGCCTTTGAATTGTGTCCCGGTATGGAAAGATTGGCCAGAAGCCCACCAGTTGCAAGCACTGGCGAGTTAGCGCGGCATCCATGGCACAATATTTTGTGATTCATGCGGAAAACCCGCAAACGCGATTAATCCAGCAAGCAGCGCAGCTGTTAAAGCAAGGCGGTATATTGGCTTGTCCGACCGACTCCAGTTACGCACTGGTCTGCCTAATGGAATATAAAGATGCGCAAACCCGTATTCGCCGCTTGCGTGGTGTGGATGATGAACACCCGTTTACGCTGATTTGTCGTGATTTGGCTGAAATCGGCACTTACGCCAAGGTCAACAATAGTCAGTTTCGTTTGCTTAAGGCGATGACGCCTGGTGCTTACACGTTTTTATTAGAAGCTAGCCGCGAGGTGCCGAGGCGTTTGCATCACCCTAAACGGAGCACCATCGGCTTACGCGTTCCGCAGCACGTCGTCACGCAAACGCTGCTGGAAGCATTGGATTGCCCCTTACTCAGTATGACTTTACAACTGCCGGGCGAAGAGGTTCCGATGTCCGTTGGTTGGGAAATCCGCGAAAGCTTGGAGCATCATATTGAAGGGGTGATTGATAGTGACATCGCGCATGTCGGCGCGACCACCATATTGGATTTGACGCAAGAGCCGCCTGAGTTGGTGCGCGCCGGTGTTGCCCCTTGGCCTTAATGCTGGCTTGGTTGTCTGTGATGCAACATTCGTCACACTTAAATATTCGTTGGAAGTCTTGAATGGAAATGACCGTTATACAAAAAATTGCCGCATACGCGCTACCTGTGTTGTTTGCCATCACGGTCCATGAGGCAGCACACGGCTATGCAGCCAAGTTTTTTGGCGATTTAACCGCAGAGCGGTTGGGGCGAATTACCTTGAATCCACTCAAGCATATCGACCCAATTGGCACGATCTTGTTGCCGGCGCTCAGTGTGTTGCTGGGTGGCGTACTCTTTGGTTGGGCAAAGCCTGTGCCGGTCAATTTCGCGCAATTGCGTCGTCCCAAACAAGACATGTTGTGGGTAGCCCTCGCTGGGCCCGCCTCCAATTTTGTCATGGCGCTTGCTTGGGGCTTGATCCTGGCACGTGTGGACTTATTGCCGCCATCCTCACATGTTTTTATGACGCAAATGAGTCTGGCCGGCATACAAATTAATTTGGTATTACTGGTACTGAATTTGTTTCCATTGCCGCCGTTAGATGGTGGCCGCATCGCGGTGAGCCTATTGCCCATGCGCGCGGCGATCAAATTTGCGCAGATTGAGCGTTATGGCATGCTGATTTTGATCGCTTTATTGTTCACGGGTATTTTGGGTATCTTGCTATCGCCGGTGCTTCGATTTTTTCAGCACCTACTTACCTTGTTAATTATCTAAACCGCAGACGCATTCTTGCCACTAACGCTTGATGGCATCCAAGCTTAATTTGGTTGGTACAGTGTTACGTTCAGCTGTCGCACTGACTGCTGGGTTCGCAACCACTCTGTCTGCACTAACGCCCTCTGCTAGCAGCACCTTTTGAATGGCCGCCGCTCTTGCGTCAGCCAATGTGCGTAAGTCTTTCTCTGTAACCACCAAGCTAGTGGTTAAGGTCTCTTGTGCTTGCGCGTAAAATTCAGGCGGGACTTTCTCAAGCTTAGCCGCAAGGCGTTTGAGCAAACCCTTTTGACTCAAGCGGTCATGCAAAGTCTGAATAGCGGATTGCACCTTGGGATTGTTCAGATTAATTGGTCCGGGTGTCTCTCCGGCGGCAAGTTGCACCCCGGTTTCTGCAGCCACTTGCTTGCGCAGGGTACTTTCTTGAATGGCGCGTGTATCTGCCGCCACCGCATAGCCAGGGTAAATGCCTAATTTTAATTGCTGACGTTTGCTGAGCGCTTGACTGAGCTGATGTAGTTTTTCTAACTCTGGTGGAGAAATCGTGGCCTTGCCAGGATCGAATAGAATGGCTTCCAGTTTTTCACCGCCACCAAACAGTTTACCTAGTGCGCTAAACGGAGCAGTAACGATTTTAGTCAGCACGTTGGTGAACGCTTTCCATACAATGCCACCGATGCTGAATTTTGGGTCATCCAGACTGCCGCTGACTGGCAAATCTAGATCAATGACGCCGTCGCTATCCTCTAAAATAGCAATCGCAAGGTCAAGGGGTAAATTGGCAGCCTCTTTGCTGTCTACTTTTTCGCCCAATGTCAGTTTGTGAATCACAAACTTGTTTTCGCCTGCCAGCTTGCGCTGTTTAATGTTGTATTCGAGATCGACAGACAACTTGCCAGAGGTGATTTTTCGGCCGGCAAATTTGCCCGAATAGGGCGTGAGGCGATTCATTTCAAGATTGGTGAATGCCAGTTTAATATCGGTGAAGGCAGTGGTTTGGAAAGGTTTTAGCGCACCGCGAATTCGGGCTGCACCATAATCATCCACCTTGCCGTCGAGTTCTACCTGAGCCGTTGACGCTGGGTTGTTCGAAATGCCGTTGATCACTCCGCCCAGGCTATGTATCTGCGTCCCGAACGGCTGCGGTAACGATAAATCAGCGAACTCCAACTCGGCATCTTGAATGCGTATGGTATCTATCGTGACCGGAAAAGCGTTGACTTGCGGTTCATTTTTTGTATTCACAGGTGCGGTGACAGGTGGACTCGCTGCTGCAATAGTCGGTTTTTCCTCCACTGCAGGTGTCCGCATGACTTTAGCAAAATTGAGACTGCGATCTGGATAAATGATCAATTGTGTTTGTGGTTCGGTGATGGTCAGCGAACCCAGTTGTAATTTATTAGGCGCGAGTGACAAACTCAACCCTTCGCCTTGCAGATTTGCCCAGCGTACAAAGGGGTGCGGTTGGCTTGCGGTGTCCATGATCGACAGTTGACTGACTTTAAAGCCGCCCTCAAATGTGCTAGTGCTGTTGGTTTGACGGTATTGGCCTTGCAGGCTGGCGGTGCCGCTGTCGAGTTGCAATAAAGCCACTTGCTGCAGATAGGGGGCAAATGGTTTGAGCGATAAATCATGCAATGTGCATTGCAGCGCAGTGTTAAAAGGTGCTGCGGCTAACTTGCCTTGCAGGCTGAATTGCCCGCCTTGTTTAATGTGAAATCCAGCCTTGACCGGCAGTTGGCGTGCTAAAGATTGCGTCAGGTTGTCAGCCTCTGCATACGCGTCTACGATATCAATCACCACCGGCGTTGGCGTGGATTGATCCTCCACATGCACCACAGCATGTTGTAAGGCTAGTCGTTTCAGTTTAAATGCCCATGGTGGATTGGCTACTGAAGTGTTAGGCGCAGCTGCCACGGTCGGTTTTCCTGCCGCCGGCGCCAGGATTTGTTGCCAATTGAGCAGGGTGTCAGCTTGCCGGATGACGTTTGTTTGCAGACCACTCAAACGTAGCTCCGTGATTTCTGCGCTTTGCTGATTCAGCCCTATTTTTCCATCGGTGATATTCACGCTGGCCAGTTGCGCCGCCGGTTGATGCGCAGATTGTAACTTCAGCTGGTGCGCGTCGAGTTGCATATTTTTCAGGGTCAGCCCTGATTGGTTGTCGACGGCCAACGCTAAGTTAAAGTCTTTGACACTGGCTTGTAAAGGTTTCGCAAATTGCTGATCGGTATAGTCAAGCTGCCAGTGTTTGAGGGCGATTTCGTCGATTGCAAACTGAAAAGGGGCGCTTGCGGCGGCGGAAGTCGTGTTGGCTTCGCTTGCCGCGGGGGTTGGCGGCGCCAGCGTGTTCAATGCGTGCTGCCAATCCAGTCCGGTCAGCGTTTGTGTGGCGGACACTTGTGCCGCATTTAACGCAATATGTGCGACATGCGCTTGCCTTGCTGCGAGGTTGAACGCCACATTTTCAACCACCAGTGCAGGCAATTGAAATAATGGCTTCTCTGCTTGCAGCAGCTGCAATCCGCGCATGTGGAGATTCATCTGATCAAACGACACCTGCGTCGCCGCATGCTGCGCAAACGCCAGTTTGGGTAGCGTTAACTCGCCATCTGCCAGCGAAAGCGCAGTGTCGTTTTGCTGCAACTTGAGTTGATCCAATGAAACGGTCAAGTCTTCAGTGCTGATCAGCAGCTCTTTTTGCTGCAATAACCGCAATCGGTTGGCGTTGAGTTGGAGTTGTGCCAACGAGATATTGGACCCTTGGAGCTTTTTACCTTGCACCTTTGTCTGTGGCAATAGGGTGGAAGCCAAATGATTCAAGCGCAGTTTTAAGTCAGTCACCAGCAGTGCTGGCTGCTGATTAGGCAGAGAAAAATCATACTTTAGCTGCGCGTTAAACGTTCCACCTTGCACCTGCATAGGCGATTGCGCGCTATCAACCCACTGCATCAGTTTCGCCATTTGCAAGCCCTCAACGGCTAGCGAGCCTTGCGATGCGACGGGATTCACCCCAAAGTTACCTTTCCATTTGAGGGTGCCACCCTGCGCAGGCAACTTCGCTGCGATCAGGTAATCACCGCGATCTTTAGGCAGTGTCGAAAACCCCTCCAGCACAAAGTCTAGTGGCTTGATAGCGGCTTTGAGCGGGGTCGTGGGTTGGTGATCCGCATAATCTAAGTGGCCTCGTTGAATGATGAGTTTGTCGACAATGACGCGCGGTAAGTCTGGGCTGGGTGGGGTCGGGTCTTCATTGAGCTTTGCGATCAGATCAGCCCAATTGAATCGGCCTTGCTTAGATAGATGCACATTGACCCGTGGGGCGGTTAATGCAATTTGCTTGAATTTCCAAGCCCAGTCGAACAGGCCGCTGGTCTCTACATCGACGACTAGGCGATCAAATGATGCCAATGGCGCCCCATTTTTCTCATTCAATGACAATTGCTCGATGGTTGCGGTAAAACTTAAGGGATCGAAACTGACTTTTGCAACCCGAGCCTGACTCGCTAGCTGGCTTTCGGCCAGCATGGGCACCAGCCATTTTGCGAGCGGATTCACAGCCAGCCACGCGAATAAAAAATAAAATAGAATCAAGCCCGCCAGTACTTTGAAGGCGAGGGAGTGAAGGTGTGCGTTTAAAGCACGAAGCGAGCGATTTAACATACATGCTAATTTAGCAGAATTTAAATCATTTTTAGTTGCGCCTCATGGTGAAAAATCACAAATCTTTTGCTTGTTTGCGCCTCTGCCAGCCATGATCAATCGTCAGACTTGCCGCCGCTGTGAGGTGACATTGGCATCCGTTTTCATGTATGCTTCATGGAACACGTTATACAGGATGCTGTTTTCAGCAGTATATATGGCTTCAGAGCCGGATAAGTTATTACACAAACCCTCTCTTTTAGAACGTTTAAGTCATTTTCTTCTGCGCGAGCCAGAAGACAGAGAGCAACTGGTCGATTTGTTGCACGGGGCTTATGAAAATCACCTGATGGACAGCGATTCGCTGGCCATGATCGAAGGTGTGTTGCAAGTGAGTGAGATGCAGGTCAGAGACATTATGATCCCACGCTCGCAAATGGACGTGATCGATATTGCCCAACCGGCAGATAGTTTTTTACCTTTTGTGATCGAAACGGCCCACTCCCGTTTTCCTGTCATTGAAGATGACAAAAATGATGTGATTGGTATTTTGCTAGCCAAAGATTTGCTGCGCTATTACGCCAATGAGTCATTTGAACTGCGCGACATGTTGCGGCCTGCGGTATTTATCCCTGAGTCTAAACGATTGAATGTGCTGCTCAAAGAGTTTCGCAGCAACCGGAATCATATTGCAATCGTGGTAGATGAATACGGTGGCGTCGCAGGCATGGTGACCATTGAAGATGTGCTCGAACAAATTGTTGGCGACATTGAAGATGAGTACGATGAGGATGAAGGTGAAGGAAACATTATTCAGCAAGAGCCTGGACAATACCGTGTGAAGGCCCTCACTGAGATCCCTGAATTTAATGAAGCGATTGGTACCACGTTTAGTGACGAAGAATTTTCAACCGTGGGTGGCTTGGTCGTGAATCGATTTGGGCATTTGCCCAAACGCGGAGACCACATCCGCATAGACAATTTAAGTGTGACTGTCGTGCATGCTGACAGTCGCCGTGTGCATGTGTTGTTGGTCGAACAGTTGCCAGAAGAGGCCTATCCGATCGAGTCAGTGTAGGCAACGCAGCAAATTTGAACCTATTGGTGTTTTAACTGCCTGAGTTTACGAACATAAGGAGAGTCATATGAGAGCACAAGCTTGGTTAAATGGGGTGATGGCAGTTGCATTATTGTCTTTAAGCAGTGCAGCTTTGGCAGGGGCAACGCCAAGTAAGCTGCCGGAAGATGAACAAGGATTTGTCAAAGCGGTAGGTAAGCTCAATCGGTCGCAGCTGGTTGCTTTGCTGGGTGAGCCCGCGCATGCCGAAGATGTAAAATTGAAAGACAGTGGTCGCGTGGTTGCTTCGATTTGGCATTATCACAACATCAACAAGGATGCCGCAGGTGCTTACTATCCAACCACTGAACTTGATTTGATCGATGACCAAGTGAGTGTCGTAGTGTTTCTCAATAACGATGGTTCAGACGCCAGTACCGGTCAGTCATATGAGGTGCAACCGAATCCGGCAGATCTATAACCCGTCAGCACGATCCGATTGAAATAAAAAAAGGGCGCTTTTTAGCGCCCTTTGTTATGCTTGTCTAAAAAGCATTATTTTTTCAGACTGTCACGAATTTCACGCAGCAACACAATATCTTCCGGAGTGGCTGCCGGTGCTGGTGCAGGTTCTGCCTGTTTAAGGCTGTTCATGAATTTCACCATTTGAAAAATAATAAATGCCAAGATGAGGAAATTAATCACAATGGTGATGAAGTTACCATAGGCCAGCACGGCACCCAGTTTTTTAGCTTCTGCCAGCGCTAATTCCCCTGACTGGCCATTCAGCGCAATATAAAGATTGCTAAAGTCAAAGCCGCCGAATAATTTTCCGACCACTGGCATGATGATATCGTTGACCATAGAGTCAACGATTTTGCCAAATGCGCCGCCGATAATGACCCCCACCGCCAAATCCATGACGTTGCCTTTCAGCGCAAATTGTCTAAATTCAGACACAACACTCATTTTTCATTCCCCTTGTTAACATTTGTAGTGAATTGCAAATTAAGACTATAGGCGTTGACGGCTATTCTTGTCAATTGCAGCAAGCCGGTCTGGTCGCCGGGCGCTAAGAGCCTCTTTGCCTGTGCTATATTGCCACATCTGAAGTGTTGATGGATTAAAACGAATCGTCATGCAGTTGTTTCATACCTTGCGCGAGCTGCGCGCATTTTTGGCTAATCAGCCTCATCAGCGATTGGGCTTGGTTCCCACTATGGGTAATTTGCATGCAGGCCACTGCCATTTAGTCACGCTAGCCAAAACGCATGCCGACCTCGTGGTGGTGAGCATTTTTGTCAATCCGCTACAATTCGGCGCGAATGAAGATTTCGGCAGTTATCCGCGGACGCTGGTAGCAGATTGCGAAAAACTACAAGCAGTGGGCGCGGATGTCGTGTTTGCGCCAGCAGTGACGGAGATGTATGCGGATTTTGATGGGCAGCATTTGCATCAGCAAGTGGTGGTGCAGCCACCGGCCTTGGCGAACGATTTATGCGGGGCGAGCCGTCCCGGACATTTTGCCGGTGTTGCTACTGTGGTCACTAAATTGTTTCATATGGTCAAGCCGCAGGTGGCGGTATTTGGACGGAAAGATTACCAGCAATGGATGGTGGTGCGTGCAATGGTGCGGCAACTCAACTTTGATATTGAGATTGTGGCGGGTGAAACGATGCGCGAGCCTTCTGGCTTAGCCATGAGTTCACGCAATGGTTACTTGACTCCTGCCGAAAAAACACAGGCGACGCAGTTATATCAGCAGTTGGGCCGTATCAAAGCGGCGCTACTGTCTGGGCGACGTGACTATTCTATTTTGTGTGATGAGGCGCATTTGTGGTTGACGCAGCAGGGTTGGCAGGTAGATTATGTTGAGATTCGATGCCAACATACATTATCTCTACCCGATGCGCAGAGTCATGACTGGGTGATCTTGATCGCGGCTAAATTGGGCAATACCCGACTTATCGATAACTGTGAAGTCAGCCTGTAAAAACAATCGAGTGCGTTTTTTGTAAATTTATTTTGCGCTAAGCCATTGATAACTTTATAATTACGACCTTTTCCGCGCGAGCGGAAGTTCGAGCTAAGGAACGCAATGCAAAGAACCATGTTGAAATCAAAGCTGCATCGTGTGCGTGTGACGCATAGTGAGCTGCACTATGAGGGCAGCTGTGCGATTGATGAAGCTTTGCTGGAAGCCGCCAATATTCACGAATATGAGCAAATTCAGATTTACAATATCAACAATGGTGAGCGTTTTACGACCTATGCGATTCGCGCTGAGCGTCATTCTGGGGTGATTTCGGTGAACGGTGCCGCAGCACATAAAGCGAATCCGGATGACTTGATTATTATCGCCAGTTATTCGCAATATACTGAAGCAGAACTCTCTCAATACCACCCACAATTGGTTTACGTTGATGCAGGTAATCGCATTGTCGAGCAAAAAAACCATATTTCTGCGCAAGCCGCCTGACTTTGAAAAACCCTATGCAACCTCAAACCGAAACCATCTCTGTTGAAGAGATGAAACTGGCCGTCGTCGACGCGCTAGAAGATATTAAAGCTTTTGAAATCACAGTGATGGATGTGCGCCGGATGACGGCAATGACCAGCTATATGATTGTGGCCAGTGGCAACTCTACTCGCCAATGCAAAGCCATTGCAGATAACGTGCGCGAAAAGCTTAAAGAAAAAGGCATTGAAGCGCGCGGTGTCGAGGGCGATAAAGAGGGCGAGTGGGTGTTGGTGGACCTAGGTGACATCGTGGTGCACGTGATGGTGCCAGCGACCCGTGCTTATTACAATATTGAACAGTTGTGGAGCGAGTCTCAATCTCGCCGTGCAGCGACCGCCGCCTGATACGCTGTTTCTGGCGTATTGCCTTTTACCGCATGAAACTCAATATCATCTCGGTCGGCCACAAAATGCCTGACTGGGTGGAGATCGCTTGTGCCGCGTATTTAAAACGCATGCCACGCGAACTTGAAACACGCATCATCGAAATCAAGCCTGATAAACGAGCGGCCGGCAAAAATAATGAAGTGGTGCAAGAGGCCGAAGCCAAGCGCATTTTAGAGGTGGTCGGTAAAGATTATCTGGTTGCGCTAGATGAGCGCGGACAGGCCGTCACGACCTTACAACTGGCCGAAAAATTAACCCATTGGCAGGGCATGGGTCGAGATGTGTCATTGGTCATTGGCGGGGCCGACGGCTTGCACGCGCAACTAAAAACGCAAGCGCAATGGTTATTTAGTCTGTCTAAACTTACCCTGCCGCATGGCATGGTGCGAGTGCTGCTGGCCGAGCAACTTTATCGCGCACACACGGTTCTAAGCGGACACCCTTATCACAGAGAGTAATTATGTCTAATGCCTTGGTCTGGTTACGTCGCGATTTGCGCGATGATGATCATGCAGCGTTGTATCACGCCCTCAAGCGGCATACGCAAGTGTATGTCGCTTTTATTTTTGATACCGATATTTTGGATGCCTTGTCTGATAAGCAAGATCGCCGCGTCGAGTTTATTTGGGAGAGTGTGCGCCAACTGCAACAATCCCTGCAAGCACAAGGCGGGGATTTAATCATACTGCACGGTCGTGCAACCGTTGAGATCCCGCGGCTTGCCGATGCTCTTAAGGTGACAGACGTCTATGCTAATAAAGACTATGAGCCCGTAGCGATCGCCCGCGATGAGGCGGTTGCAGCAACCTTAAGTCAACAAAGTCGGCAGTTGCATTTGTTCAAAGACCAAGTGTTGTTTGAGCAATCCGAGGTCATGACCCAAGCCGGCAAGCCATATGGTGTCTTTACACCCTATAAAAACGCACACTTGGCTAAGCTTAATACTTATTATTTAAAAGCCTATCCGGTAAAAAAATATAGCCATCACCTGGCATCGGTAGCGCCTGAGCCCATGCCAACACTCGAAGATATGGGGTTTCAACGCACGAATCTGGCGGAGATGCGTTTGCCAACGGGCATGGTGGGTGCGCAGCAATTGTTTGCTGACTTTTTGCACCGCATTGATCACTATCACGATGCACGAAATTTTCCTGCGATTAAGGGCGTGTCCTATCTTTCAGTGCACCTGCGGTTTGGCACCATCTCTATACGCCAACTCGCCCATGCCGCCTGGCAACTGACCCAGGCAGGCAATGAAGGGGCGGTGATCTGGCTAAACGAGCTAATCTGGCGTGATTTTTATTTTCAGGTGCTATTTCACCGGCCCGATCTACAACAAGGGCGTGCTTACAAGCCAGAGTACGATGCATTACCTTTCCCGAATAATGAGGCATGGTTTTCGGCCTGGTGTGAGGGCCGCACTGGATTTCCTATTGTAGATGCTGCCATGCGTCAGCTGAATCAAACTGGTTATATGCATAACCGCTTGCGTATGGTGGTAGCGAGCTTTCTAGTGAAGGATCTGCTAATCGATTGGCGTTGGGGTGAGCGTTATTTTGCAGAAAAATTAATTGATTTTGATTTTGCTGCAAATAATGGGGGCTGGCAATGGGCGGCCTCTACCGGCTGCGATGCGCAACCTTATTTCAGGATTTTTAACCCGCAATCACAATCCGAAAAATTTGATGCCCAAGGTAAGTTTATTCGTAAATATGTTCCTGAGCTGACGGCTTTGAGCGATCAGCAAATTCACGCGCCATGGGCAGAAAAATTCTCTAAAAAAGGCTTGTTTGACAAAGGATTGCCGCTCGATTACCCACCTCCTGTCGTCGATCACGCGCAGCAGCGCGAACAAGCCCTGCATCTATACAAAAATAATGTGAAGTAAAGATGACAATTGATGTAGAATAAAATTGTCTTTCTTCGTGTTAAGATGCATATTGATCAACGCTTTAACGTACGTTTAATGCAATTTTTAAACATCTTCTCTTCAACTTTTGTGAGAGATTTCCGTTAAGAGTTCAGACACTTATTTTGCTAAATACAGATTGCCAGCTGTGTTAAGGATGCAACCACTTAAATACGCTTGAATAGCCTATAACCATAATGACGAATATGAAAAAACTGAGAGCGATTGTTCTGATAGCTGTATTAGCGAGTGTCTCGGGTTGCGCGACAACCAATAAAGACCCGCTAGAAGGTGTCAACAGGGGAATTTACAAATTTAACGATGTGGCTGACCGCTATGCGATCAAGCCAGTGGCCAAAGCCTACAAAGCGGTTGCTCCTTCACCCGTGCGCACTGGCATCAGTAATTTTTTTAGTAACCTAGGCACATTGACCACCATCGTCAATGACTTGCTGCAGTTAAAATTTGCGCATGCGTTTACAGATGCAGGCCGTTTTGTCATCAACACAACTTTCGGTTTGGCCGGATTTATCGA
This Methylophilus medardicus DNA region includes the following protein-coding sequences:
- the mscL gene encoding large conductance mechanosensitive channel protein MscL, which produces MSVVSEFRQFALKGNVMDLAVGVIIGGAFGKIVDSMVNDIIMPVVGKLFGGFDFSNLYIALNGQSGELALAEAKKLGAVLAYGNFITIVINFLILAFIIFQMVKFMNSLKQAEPAPAPAATPEDIVLLREIRDSLKK
- a CDS encoding DUF748 domain-containing protein; its protein translation is MLNRSLRALNAHLHSLAFKVLAGLILFYFLFAWLAVNPLAKWLVPMLAESQLASQARVAKVSFDPLSFTATIEQLSLNEKNGAPLASFDRLVVDVETSGLFDWAWKFKQIALTAPRVNVHLSKQGRFNWADLIAKLNEDPTPPSPDLPRVIVDKLIIQRGHLDYADHQPTTPLKAAIKPLDFVLEGFSTLPKDRGDYLIAAKLPAQGGTLKWKGNFGVNPVASQGSLAVEGLQMAKLMQWVDSAQSPMQVQGGTFNAQLKYDFSLPNQQPALLVTDLKLRLNHLASTLLPQTKVQGKKLQGSNISLAQLQLNANRLRLLQQKELLISTEDLTVSLDQLKLQQNDTALSLADGELTLPKLAFAQHAATQVSFDQMNLHMRGLQLLQAEKPLFQLPALVVENVAFNLAARQAHVAHIALNAAQVSATQTLTGLDWQHALNTLAPPTPAASEANTTSAAASAPFQFAIDEIALKHWQLDYTDQQFAKPLQASVKDFNLALAVDNQSGLTLKNMQLDAHQLKLQSAHQPAAQLASVNITDGKIGLNQQSAEITELRLSGLQTNVIRQADTLLNWQQILAPAAGKPTVAAAPNTSVANPPWAFKLKRLALQHAVVHVEDQSTPTPVVIDIVDAYAEADNLTQSLARQLPVKAGFHIKQGGQFSLQGKLAAAPFNTALQCTLHDLSLKPFAPYLQQVALLQLDSGTASLQGQYRQTNSTSTFEGGFKVSQLSIMDTASQPHPFVRWANLQGEGLSLSLAPNKLQLGSLTITEPQTQLIIYPDRSLNFAKVMRTPAVEEKPTIAAASPPVTAPVNTKNEPQVNAFPVTIDTIRIQDAELEFADLSLPQPFGTQIHSLGGVINGISNNPASTAQVELDGKVDDYGAARIRGALKPFQTTAFTDIKLAFTNLEMNRLTPYSGKFAGRKITSGKLSVDLEYNIKQRKLAGENKFVIHKLTLGEKVDSKEAANLPLDLAIAILEDSDGVIDLDLPVSGSLDDPKFSIGGIVWKAFTNVLTKIVTAPFSALGKLFGGGEKLEAILFDPGKATISPPELEKLHQLSQALSKRQQLKLGIYPGYAVAADTRAIQESTLRKQVAAETGVQLAAGETPGPINLNNPKVQSAIQTLHDRLSQKGLLKRLAAKLEKVPPEFYAQAQETLTTSLVVTEKDLRTLADARAAAIQKVLLAEGVSADRVVANPAVSATAERNTVPTKLSLDAIKR
- a CDS encoding L-threonylcarbamoyladenylate synthase, coding for MAQYFVIHAENPQTRLIQQAAQLLKQGGILACPTDSSYALVCLMEYKDAQTRIRRLRGVDDEHPFTLICRDLAEIGTYAKVNNSQFRLLKAMTPGAYTFLLEASREVPRRLHHPKRSTIGLRVPQHVVTQTLLEALDCPLLSMTLQLPGEEVPMSVGWEIRESLEHHIEGVIDSDIAHVGATTILDLTQEPPELVRAGVAPWP
- a CDS encoding 3',5'-nucleoside bisphosphate phosphatase, which translates into the protein MSVPIDLHCHSTMSDGLLTPEALVTHAASKGVRVLALTDHDEVSGLARARAAAEHIGITFIDGVEVSVTWRKRTLHVVGLKVNPQDPALLAAFAKVREGRDSRARQIAEGLAKAGIADAYEGARAISGNSVMTRSHFAQFMVKQGHAKNMKSVFKKYMVKGKPGYVNHEWMSLEEALMLIRNSGGVAVLAHPGRYDLGFVNMHLLLNEFRNLGGSAIEVVTGSHQPPQFDQFAKLAHRFDLKASQGSDYHGPGMSYMEMGRLPALPLNCVPVWKDWPEAHQLQALAS
- the rlmH gene encoding 23S rRNA (pseudouridine(1915)-N(3))-methyltransferase RlmH; translated protein: MKLNIISVGHKMPDWVEIACAAYLKRMPRELETRIIEIKPDKRAAGKNNEVVQEAEAKRILEVVGKDYLVALDERGQAVTTLQLAEKLTHWQGMGRDVSLVIGGADGLHAQLKTQAQWLFSLSKLTLPHGMVRVLLAEQLYRAHTVLSGHPYHRE
- the panD gene encoding aspartate 1-decarboxylase, whose translation is MQRTMLKSKLHRVRVTHSELHYEGSCAIDEALLEAANIHEYEQIQIYNINNGERFTTYAIRAERHSGVISVNGAAAHKANPDDLIIIASYSQYTEAELSQYHPQLVYVDAGNRIVEQKNHISAQAA
- the rsfS gene encoding ribosome silencing factor, whose amino-acid sequence is MQPQTETISVEEMKLAVVDALEDIKAFEITVMDVRRMTAMTSYMIVASGNSTRQCKAIADNVREKLKEKGIEARGVEGDKEGEWVLVDLGDIVVHVMVPATRAYYNIEQLWSESQSRRAATAA
- a CDS encoding site-2 protease family protein: MEMTVIQKIAAYALPVLFAITVHEAAHGYAAKFFGDLTAERLGRITLNPLKHIDPIGTILLPALSVLLGGVLFGWAKPVPVNFAQLRRPKQDMLWVALAGPASNFVMALAWGLILARVDLLPPSSHVFMTQMSLAGIQINLVLLVLNLFPLPPLDGGRIAVSLLPMRAAIKFAQIERYGMLILIALLFTGILGILLSPVLRFFQHLLTLLII
- a CDS encoding HlyC/CorC family transporter, with protein sequence MASEPDKLLHKPSLLERLSHFLLREPEDREQLVDLLHGAYENHLMDSDSLAMIEGVLQVSEMQVRDIMIPRSQMDVIDIAQPADSFLPFVIETAHSRFPVIEDDKNDVIGILLAKDLLRYYANESFELRDMLRPAVFIPESKRLNVLLKEFRSNRNHIAIVVDEYGGVAGMVTIEDVLEQIVGDIEDEYDEDEGEGNIIQQEPGQYRVKALTEIPEFNEAIGTTFSDEEFSTVGGLVVNRFGHLPKRGDHIRIDNLSVTVVHADSRRVHVLLVEQLPEEAYPIESV
- the panC gene encoding pantoate--beta-alanine ligase yields the protein MQLFHTLRELRAFLANQPHQRLGLVPTMGNLHAGHCHLVTLAKTHADLVVVSIFVNPLQFGANEDFGSYPRTLVADCEKLQAVGADVVFAPAVTEMYADFDGQHLHQQVVVQPPALANDLCGASRPGHFAGVATVVTKLFHMVKPQVAVFGRKDYQQWMVVRAMVRQLNFDIEIVAGETMREPSGLAMSSRNGYLTPAEKTQATQLYQQLGRIKAALLSGRRDYSILCDEAHLWLTQQGWQVDYVEIRCQHTLSLPDAQSHDWVILIAAKLGNTRLIDNCEVSL